Proteins from a single region of Segatella copri:
- a CDS encoding P-loop NTPase fold protein, producing MGNAPLLLMSLFEGMGVSYTNIFNYQHVEMKFLNLSAIKKFYNVCKKRFFKFLTQAENILPYYYSLIACVIFLWLAESYITSALGTLNAWCVCDLNKTAFGWIVFFSVSLYIGVSIWKYVRRGLYVSHRYLCWWSTGLAYYLYYRLLSSHFLFWGINVLGMNIAYLDLLVPAFLTLVILKILNSVKETERTSGGNILSDEPINDIESDLFGYKDIVWYLKGDLETVDVTEHAFSVGITGEWGTGKSSFLTCWRN from the coding sequence TTGGGAAATGCTCCTCTGCTCTTAATGAGTTTGTTTGAGGGGATGGGAGTTAGTTATACGAATATCTTTAATTATCAACACGTAGAAATGAAGTTCTTGAATCTATCTGCAATAAAGAAATTTTATAATGTTTGTAAGAAGAGATTTTTTAAGTTTCTTACACAAGCAGAAAACATACTGCCATATTATTATAGTTTAATAGCTTGTGTGATATTCTTGTGGCTTGCGGAATCATATATAACAAGTGCCCTTGGTACATTGAATGCTTGGTGTGTTTGTGATTTGAATAAAACTGCATTTGGATGGATTGTCTTCTTCTCTGTAAGTTTGTATATTGGAGTATCCATATGGAAATATGTAAGGAGAGGACTTTATGTTTCACATCGGTATCTGTGTTGGTGGAGTACAGGACTAGCATATTACCTGTATTATAGACTATTATCCTCTCATTTTCTTTTTTGGGGTATCAATGTCTTAGGCATGAATATAGCATATTTGGATTTGCTTGTTCCTGCATTTTTGACACTTGTAATTTTGAAAATTCTCAATTCTGTTAAAGAAACCGAACGAACTTCTGGCGGTAACATACTGAGCGATGAACCTATAAATGACATAGAATCCGATTTGTTTGGCTACAAGGATATAGTATGGTATCTAAAAGGAGATTTAGAAACAGTTGATGTGACTGAACATGCTTTTAGCGTTGGAATTACTGGAGAATGGGGAACAGGAAAGAGTTCTTTTCTTACCTGTTGGCGGAATTAA
- a CDS encoding AAA family ATPase encodes MKYYNDFFITPIEEQPIHDFCISAIHILPKCSANFKKGLRQEYYFLNDRCYLENKKVVLSDSMLPRDFYGKRINVQAIVGVNGSGKSSLLEIIYRVINNLGCLLNRGKRRKSSDALYFIKGLYAEIYYVIDGKLARISCFDNVVEFQVGNGKVVSLVAFDMPGLDDEVKYVLMSDFVKWAKESLFYSIVTNYSLQAFNANDFVWEKCNSLDKDAFEVKGNSWINSLFHKNDGYMTPIVLNPYRDNGVFDINKEHRLTISRLASIMIYAQMHNREFMKEYRLNSILYTFDKDGLEEKYLKDYDVKEEVFHKFHLKTNEEHDIGSEILYAYGCAAHLNLDDVMQRTAAIYLIYKTFAIANSYPSYEKFAILGELDGFVQDVTEESRILVWELVKTILKDKSHVTLKIRQTLHFIDALLDGRVNSQWLRSESISYPDYVVPVFKGAYPRKMRDIQEYLPPSFFKTQIFMDRVVNGERVNRFAIPVEQMSSGERQYLYTFSTYIYHILNLLSIQESHRVKYRHINLILDEVEMCFHPEYQRRFVDELLGYIKRLSMNRHASFNIMIATHSPFILSDIPQCNILYLENGMVPDTRDFKNPFAANICDILYQSFFLKNGFTGEYARRKVTDMITRLRPNSYFTEKWEEQYWKLMEIIGDPFLKMQLQQLYDDRRKRNEKD; translated from the coding sequence ATGAAATATTACAATGACTTTTTTATTACTCCTATTGAGGAGCAACCTATACATGATTTTTGCATTTCTGCCATTCATATTTTGCCTAAATGCAGTGCTAATTTTAAAAAAGGACTGCGCCAAGAGTATTACTTTCTTAATGACAGGTGTTACCTCGAAAATAAGAAAGTAGTATTGAGTGATAGTATGCTGCCACGAGATTTCTATGGTAAACGTATCAATGTACAAGCTATCGTGGGAGTGAATGGAAGCGGAAAGTCTTCCTTGCTCGAAATCATCTATCGAGTTATCAACAATCTGGGCTGCTTGTTGAATCGGGGGAAAAGACGTAAGTCATCAGATGCTCTCTATTTCATAAAGGGACTTTATGCTGAAATCTATTATGTTATTGATGGAAAATTGGCGAGAATCTCTTGTTTTGATAATGTAGTTGAGTTTCAAGTTGGAAATGGCAAGGTGGTTTCTTTGGTAGCATTCGATATGCCTGGTCTGGATGATGAAGTAAAATATGTCTTAATGTCTGATTTTGTGAAATGGGCAAAAGAAAGCCTTTTTTACTCGATAGTTACTAACTATAGTTTGCAGGCATTTAATGCGAATGATTTTGTTTGGGAGAAATGTAATAGCTTGGATAAAGATGCTTTTGAAGTAAAGGGGAATAGCTGGATCAATAGTCTTTTTCACAAGAATGATGGATATATGACTCCGATTGTTTTGAATCCTTATCGTGACAATGGGGTTTTTGACATCAATAAGGAGCATCGTCTGACGATTTCCAGATTAGCTTCCATTATGATTTATGCTCAAATGCATAATCGGGAATTCATGAAGGAATATAGGCTAAATAGTATTCTCTATACATTTGACAAAGATGGATTGGAAGAAAAGTATTTGAAGGATTATGATGTGAAGGAAGAGGTGTTTCATAAGTTTCACTTAAAAACTAATGAGGAGCATGATATAGGCTCTGAAATCTTATATGCATATGGTTGTGCTGCTCATCTGAATTTGGATGATGTGATGCAACGAACCGCAGCGATATATCTTATATATAAGACGTTTGCAATAGCTAATAGTTATCCTTCGTATGAAAAGTTTGCTATTTTGGGAGAACTTGATGGGTTTGTGCAAGATGTAACTGAGGAGTCTCGGATTCTTGTTTGGGAATTGGTTAAGACTATATTGAAGGATAAATCTCATGTTACTTTAAAGATTAGGCAGACTTTGCATTTCATAGATGCTTTGCTTGATGGGCGTGTAAACTCTCAGTGGCTAAGGTCTGAGTCTATTTCTTATCCAGATTATGTGGTGCCTGTATTTAAAGGGGCGTATCCTCGCAAGATGAGAGACATCCAAGAGTACTTGCCTCCTTCTTTTTTCAAGACACAAATATTTATGGATAGGGTGGTTAATGGTGAACGTGTGAATAGGTTTGCTATTCCGGTAGAGCAGATGAGCTCTGGAGAGAGACAATATCTATATACTTTCAGTACATACATCTATCATATTCTGAATTTGCTTAGCATCCAAGAATCTCATAGGGTAAAGTATAGGCATATTAATCTGATACTTGATGAAGTAGAGATGTGTTTCCATCCTGAGTATCAACGTAGGTTCGTGGATGAACTCCTTGGATATATCAAGCGATTGAGCATGAATCGGCATGCTTCTTTTAATATTATGATTGCTACTCATTCTCCTTTTATCTTATCAGATATTCCACAGTGTAATATCTTGTATTTGGAAAACGGAATGGTACCTGATACTAGAGATTTCAAAAATCCATTTGCTGCCAATATCTGTGATATTCTGTATCAGAGCTTTTTCTTGAAAAATGGCTTTACTGGGGAATATGCTCGTAGAAAAGTGACAGATATGATTACTCGTTTACGTCCTAATAGCTATTTTACAGAAAAATGGGAAGAGCAATATTGGAAGTTGATGGAAATCATTGGCGACCCTTTTCTGAAGATGCAGTTGCAACAATTGTATGATGATAGGAGGAAGAGAAATGAGAAAGATTGA
- a CDS encoding nucleotidyltransferase family protein, producing the protein MLKQQKIFFDFLRFCIGSGDEILDSLKEADWKEIYAIAKKQCLVGVLFDGIKKLPAEYVGIEKELLLQWMAESQMLEKANVRLNDAAIHVSEWFRKKGFRTCILKGQGNALMYPNPYSRTPGDIDIWVEGGDKRVISFVRSISPHEKACYHHIEFPSYKGVEVEVHYRPSFLLCFRHNRKLQKYYERVKEEQFSHRVMLGEQGEIAIPTVEFNLIFQLTHIFSHLMNEGIGLRQLLDYYYVLCDFYKVYQNFSNPSVSLSKGSSTFSPSPSSSGSGDVTALLGAQNRYALRLSDHQRSTPDCAGWDRLGVLQKELKELGMWKFAGAIMYIMQEVFGMPASRLIVPPNEKYGKFVLNEVLEAGNFGRHDARNRFGRSQLGHNLQRVYRDIRLVRYFPGEALCEPIFRTWHFFWRLKYKK; encoded by the coding sequence ATGTTGAAACAACAAAAGATTTTCTTTGATTTCTTGCGATTCTGCATTGGTTCTGGTGATGAAATACTTGATTCCTTGAAGGAAGCGGATTGGAAAGAGATATATGCTATCGCCAAGAAGCAATGTCTGGTGGGTGTTCTCTTTGATGGTATCAAGAAGCTACCTGCTGAATATGTAGGGATAGAGAAGGAGTTACTGCTCCAATGGATGGCGGAAAGCCAAATGTTGGAAAAAGCGAATGTTCGGTTGAACGATGCTGCCATTCATGTTTCTGAGTGGTTCCGGAAGAAGGGATTCAGAACCTGTATCCTGAAAGGGCAGGGGAATGCATTGATGTATCCGAATCCTTATTCCAGGACTCCTGGCGATATTGATATCTGGGTGGAAGGTGGAGATAAACGGGTTATCTCCTTTGTCCGCTCTATCTCGCCTCATGAAAAGGCGTGCTATCACCACATCGAGTTCCCATCGTATAAGGGTGTGGAGGTTGAAGTGCATTATCGGCCTAGCTTCCTGTTGTGTTTCAGGCATAACAGAAAGCTTCAGAAATATTATGAAAGGGTGAAGGAGGAGCAGTTCTCGCATCGGGTAATGTTGGGAGAGCAAGGGGAGATTGCAATTCCGACGGTGGAATTCAATCTCATCTTCCAGTTGACTCATATCTTCTCGCATCTGATGAATGAGGGGATTGGGTTAAGACAGCTTCTTGATTACTACTATGTTCTTTGCGACTTTTATAAAGTCTATCAAAATTTTTCGAATCCCTCCGTCTCCCTTTCCAAAGGGAGCTCCACTTTCTCCCCAAGCCCCTCTTCCTCAGGAAGCGGGGATGTAACCGCCCTACTCGGTGCTCAGAACCGCTACGCTCTAAGGTTGTCGGACCATCAAAGGTCTACGCCAGATTGTGCGGGATGGGACCGCCTTGGTGTTTTACAGAAGGAATTGAAGGAGTTGGGGATGTGGAAGTTTGCCGGTGCCATTATGTATATCATGCAGGAGGTGTTCGGCATGCCTGCCTCTCGGCTTATTGTTCCTCCGAATGAGAAGTATGGTAAGTTTGTGCTGAATGAAGTGCTGGAAGCTGGGAACTTCGGAAGGCATGATGCCCGGAATCGGTTTGGTAGGTCACAGCTTGGACATAATCTCCAAAGGGTATATCGGGATATAAGACTCGTGAGGTATTTTCCTGGTGAGGCTCTTTGTGAGCCTATCTTTAGAACATGGCATTTCTTTTGGAGGCTAAAATATAAAAAATAA
- a CDS encoding sugar MFS transporter encodes MTKPSIFRYEGHNYLVPFLIISSLFFMWGFAHGILEVLNPHFQESFHISKAMSALTQTAVYGAYFLMALPAGWIIRKWGYRRGVITGLVLFGIGALMFIPGSRINSFYFFVLSLFVIGCGLTCLETSANPYTTVLGHPDKAESRINLSQSLNGIGWIVGPLVGGQLLFSGVNIAIPYALVGIFVLSVALVLSRIKLPDPRRAHEADTNEMVEEKPMRVMAFGFGMLTLFLYVAAQTGVNSFFINYAEESIHIEKQTASLYLAFGGMGLFFIGRLAGGVIMNYIQPRLVLQVSAILTFVATLIVVVCNGTLSLIAFFALYLGESIMFPTIFSLALRDAGTKTKLASSLLIMTIVGGAVAPVIMGYIADTTGCMAIAFLIPLVCYGGIGGYAATKENSSTGIG; translated from the coding sequence ATGACGAAGCCATCCATCTTCAGATACGAAGGGCATAACTATCTGGTTCCCTTCCTCATCATCAGCAGCCTCTTCTTCATGTGGGGCTTTGCCCATGGCATCCTGGAGGTGCTGAATCCGCATTTCCAGGAGTCGTTTCATATCAGCAAGGCGATGTCGGCCTTGACGCAGACTGCTGTCTATGGTGCCTACTTTCTGATGGCGCTGCCTGCCGGATGGATTATCCGGAAGTGGGGCTACAGGAGGGGAGTGATAACAGGACTGGTTCTCTTCGGTATCGGTGCCCTAATGTTCATACCGGGAAGCAGGATCAACAGTTTCTACTTCTTCGTTCTGTCGCTGTTTGTGATAGGATGCGGACTGACCTGTCTGGAAACGAGTGCCAATCCGTATACCACGGTACTGGGACATCCTGACAAGGCGGAGAGCAGAATCAACCTGTCGCAGTCGCTCAATGGTATCGGATGGATTGTGGGACCGCTGGTTGGCGGACAGCTTCTGTTCTCGGGTGTCAACATCGCCATCCCTTATGCCCTGGTGGGTATCTTCGTGCTTTCTGTGGCGCTGGTCCTGTCAAGGATCAAGTTGCCGGACCCAAGGAGAGCGCATGAGGCGGATACGAACGAGATGGTGGAGGAGAAGCCGATGCGAGTGATGGCATTCGGTTTCGGTATGCTGACCTTGTTTCTTTATGTAGCAGCCCAGACGGGTGTGAACAGTTTCTTCATCAACTATGCAGAAGAGAGCATTCATATAGAGAAGCAGACTGCCAGTCTGTATCTCGCTTTTGGCGGAATGGGGTTGTTCTTTATTGGCCGACTGGCTGGTGGTGTCATCATGAATTATATCCAGCCAAGGCTGGTGCTGCAGGTCAGTGCCATCCTCACCTTTGTAGCCACATTGATTGTAGTGGTATGTAACGGAACCTTATCTCTCATTGCGTTCTTCGCCCTGTATCTGGGAGAGAGCATCATGTTTCCGACTATCTTCTCGCTGGCATTGAGGGATGCGGGTACAAAGACCAAGCTTGCCTCTTCATTGCTTATCATGACGATAGTGGGTGGAGCGGTTGCTCCGGTAATCATGGGGTATATTGCGGATACTACGGGCTGTATGGCGATTGCCTTTCTCATACCGCTGGTTTGTTATGGGGGGATTGGAGGGTATGCTGCAACAAAAGAAAACTCTTCGACTGGTATTGGGTGA
- a CDS encoding WecB/TagA/CpsF family glycosyltransferase, which yields METVKVLNIDIQNITRQELLENLKEGVLVTPNLDHLIKLQKDKEFYDVYQKSEWVVCDSKILYLFGKLLKTPIKEAIPGSSFFTSYYMYHKNDADCKIFLLGAKEGIAARAMERINEKVGRRMVVGAHSPSFGFEKHEDECEKLVRIVNESGANVLLVGVGAPKQEKWIMKYRDKMPGVKVFMALGATIDFEAGTLKRAPKVWQKIGMEWLYRCMKEPKRLFKRYFVDDMQFFYYFGKQLLGIYKDPFRKK from the coding sequence ATGGAAACTGTTAAAGTATTAAATATAGATATTCAGAATATTACTCGTCAGGAACTCTTGGAGAACCTGAAGGAGGGTGTTCTTGTGACTCCTAATCTTGACCATCTGATTAAGCTTCAGAAGGACAAGGAGTTTTATGATGTGTATCAGAAGTCGGAATGGGTAGTGTGTGACAGTAAGATCCTCTACCTGTTCGGTAAGTTGTTGAAGACCCCAATCAAGGAAGCAATTCCGGGTTCCAGCTTCTTCACCTCTTATTATATGTATCATAAGAATGATGCTGACTGCAAAATCTTCTTGCTTGGTGCCAAGGAGGGTATTGCTGCCAGGGCTATGGAACGTATCAATGAGAAGGTGGGACGTCGGATGGTGGTTGGTGCTCATTCTCCTTCCTTTGGCTTCGAGAAGCATGAGGATGAATGTGAGAAGTTGGTTCGCATCGTGAACGAGAGTGGTGCAAATGTACTGCTCGTTGGTGTGGGTGCTCCAAAGCAAGAGAAGTGGATTATGAAGTATCGTGATAAGATGCCTGGAGTAAAGGTATTCATGGCTCTGGGTGCTACCATTGACTTTGAAGCTGGAACATTGAAACGTGCGCCTAAGGTTTGGCAGAAAATCGGTATGGAGTGGCTGTATCGTTGCATGAAGGAGCCAAAGCGCCTCTTCAAACGTTATTTCGTGGATGATATGCAGTTCTTCTATTACTTCGGTAAGCAGCTCTTGGGAATATACAAGGATCCTTTCCGAAAAAAGTAG
- a CDS encoding adenylyltransferase/cytidyltransferase family protein, with amino-acid sequence MKKKVFVSGCYDLLHSGHVEFFQQASQYGDLYVGIGSDATYLEYKHRKPMFPQEERLFMVKNIKAVKDAYINEGSGVIDFLPTLDKVKPDVFVVNAEGGSDEKRRICKERGIEYVELQRTPHAGLKARSSSGLKKALLNVSENSAQEAGIPTRLDLAGTWIDQPYVSMYHPGWAITISLEPTFEVRDRCGLSTSTRKVIQKIWPVKLPKMDPEMLARLVFCFENNPERHDGIISGAQDSIGICVPGLVRHYYDNNFWPEKIESTQDEMTLRFLEDHLVMIPMEPRRPGCSVVEGKDITPEKVKALADAADACWKAILAHDLDAFAAAYRASFEAQIAMFPGMVNPSINGVIEPEASVQPMIDRYSNMEEVLAWKMPGAGGGGYLALVVKDSLKFAENHDEAIHLQIRRA; translated from the coding sequence ATGAAGAAAAAAGTTTTTGTAAGCGGTTGCTATGACCTGCTACATTCTGGTCATGTGGAGTTTTTCCAGCAGGCATCTCAGTATGGTGACCTGTATGTGGGTATCGGATCGGATGCTACTTATCTGGAGTATAAGCATCGCAAGCCTATGTTTCCGCAGGAGGAAAGGCTATTCATGGTCAAGAATATCAAGGCGGTGAAGGATGCGTATATCAATGAGGGAAGCGGAGTCATCGATTTTCTGCCAACTCTTGATAAGGTGAAACCGGACGTGTTTGTGGTGAACGCAGAAGGTGGGTCTGATGAGAAACGTAGAATCTGTAAGGAAAGGGGCATAGAATATGTCGAGCTCCAGCGCACGCCTCATGCTGGTTTGAAGGCGCGGTCTTCTTCTGGCTTGAAGAAGGCGTTATTGAACGTATCTGAGAATTCGGCACAGGAGGCGGGGATTCCTACCCGTCTGGATCTGGCTGGTACTTGGATTGACCAGCCTTATGTAAGCATGTATCATCCGGGATGGGCGATTACCATCTCGCTGGAACCGACCTTTGAGGTGCGCGACCGCTGTGGTCTGTCTACCTCTACCCGTAAGGTGATTCAGAAGATTTGGCCGGTGAAGTTGCCGAAGATGGATCCGGAGATGCTTGCCCGACTGGTATTCTGCTTCGAGAACAATCCAGAGCGTCACGATGGTATCATCTCGGGTGCCCAGGATTCTATCGGTATCTGTGTTCCCGGTCTGGTGCGTCATTATTATGACAACAACTTCTGGCCGGAGAAGATTGAGAGTACGCAGGATGAGATGACCCTCCGTTTCCTGGAAGACCATCTGGTGATGATTCCGATGGAACCGAGACGGCCGGGATGCAGTGTGGTGGAAGGTAAGGATATCACACCTGAGAAGGTGAAGGCGCTGGCTGATGCAGCTGATGCCTGCTGGAAGGCAATTCTGGCGCACGACCTTGATGCCTTTGCTGCAGCATACAGGGCATCTTTCGAAGCCCAGATTGCGATGTTCCCGGGTATGGTGAATCCGTCTATCAATGGTGTGATAGAACCGGAGGCGAGTGTGCAGCCGATGATTGACCGCTACAGCAACATGGAGGAGGTTCTGGCATGGAAGATGCCGGGAGCCGGTGGCGGCGGTTATCTGGCACTGGTAGTAAAGGACAGTCTTAAATTTGCAGAGAATCATGACGAAGCCATCCATCTTCAGATACGAAGGGCATAA
- a CDS encoding AAA family ATPase, with translation MKIKSIYIRAFRCFEEADIDFSKDGVSANLVAIQAPNGFGKTSLLDAIEFGMTNRIERFEKANYKDDNVVDKKLRDKKSFLHNKECVKTPIKISIGCEDGARYGNIYTDTDENLYGRKNNLKNEYFRSVILSQDWFSEFVSATDPENRYEIFLKYFYDGDDIVSYRFKLKQKINALNAEKNKTEKRVEDLDELLSEPVTGNVKNEFEKQLTKLEEQNIVFPTLSELTKDNLNESIVIVDNKIVSLLKNQEKLDSIILHLDDSLEGKSDCLSLSQLSIELIHIKNEKIKLKRVNEELEKQYKLKQLRKELSSLFKVRMPYKIENDELNFGLNHLISLHDTTVALVENETKQKKIEEEIKILKGKEATLCNEISQGTKKRQSVMGELKSIVSKLSSLEDDYARFQSELQSIAAKDKKIQTIIKEIDNARNRITKLSSRRITLSSYVQKVNDLDFVLMSDDFFPDTVVALKNNVEKRKQQKGELAEVEGLISGQKDYQNVVRKLIIDVQNVNSVLKDGVCPVCGYDYKSQEELLQRIEANNILDDSIKNLLGQKQRIVDEIQSLSREIQNAQTNLLGVISNKVEKCNKLIYQLKDSIVEKERAQVELKSEIETQKEAIQNLSLEFKDFSLEQLRLAYMEHKSSKEIEFKDVDESIRNKEKEKNTVLETVENKQKSKDVLLVQYSALLTNPEYLNLSEKLKQDLRSPSFSSIQWKDRLEVVSEEIKKLDIQTSVLKDSIQKLEVEGISEDQIDLNVEFKKISESEIEDMKTNVSKTLSYLNTQCEVHELDPLLIEQSLDIKMVKVAVNEAQQRNAKSKLTITRNIKELEILKDLMVKSIKYMEYQENLDEKNKLKKVLSTLESELECCSNENVSLENYINDYVNNFFDLDLINRLYNTIDPHPDYKKIKFSCNFDNIRPKLSIVMRQMDKDMKPIVPNLYFSTAQINILSFCIFLAKALHAKNDKGEAVDCIFIDDPIQSLDDINILSLIDLLRNLAFTNKKQIILTTHDKNFYELLKRKMPANLFNSKFLKLYERGKVTVDKTY, from the coding sequence ATGAAGATTAAATCAATTTATATACGGGCGTTTCGCTGTTTTGAAGAAGCAGATATTGATTTTTCAAAAGATGGTGTTAGTGCCAATTTAGTTGCCATACAGGCTCCTAATGGTTTTGGTAAAACCTCTCTTTTGGATGCCATAGAGTTTGGCATGACCAACAGAATTGAGCGATTTGAAAAGGCGAATTACAAAGATGACAATGTTGTAGATAAGAAGTTGCGAGATAAAAAGTCTTTTTTACATAATAAAGAATGTGTTAAAACCCCTATTAAAATAAGTATAGGTTGCGAGGATGGTGCTCGTTATGGAAATATTTATACAGATACGGATGAAAATCTATATGGTCGCAAAAATAATTTAAAGAATGAATATTTTCGAAGTGTCATCTTATCTCAAGATTGGTTTAGTGAATTCGTTTCTGCAACTGATCCAGAAAATCGATATGAAATATTTCTTAAATATTTTTATGATGGTGATGATATTGTAAGTTATAGGTTCAAGTTGAAACAGAAGATCAACGCTTTAAATGCAGAGAAAAATAAAACAGAAAAAAGAGTCGAGGACTTGGATGAGCTTTTGTCGGAACCTGTTACAGGTAATGTAAAAAATGAATTTGAAAAGCAACTTACTAAGTTAGAAGAACAGAATATCGTTTTTCCTACCCTCAGTGAACTTACAAAAGACAATTTGAATGAATCTATAGTTATTGTTGACAACAAAATAGTTTCTCTTTTGAAAAACCAGGAAAAGTTAGATTCTATTATACTACATCTTGATGATTCGCTTGAAGGAAAGTCTGATTGTCTGTCTTTATCTCAGCTCAGTATTGAGCTGATACATATAAAGAATGAGAAAATAAAACTCAAAAGAGTGAATGAAGAACTGGAAAAGCAATACAAACTTAAGCAGTTGCGAAAAGAATTGTCTTCGTTATTTAAGGTCAGAATGCCTTATAAGATAGAAAACGATGAATTAAACTTTGGATTAAATCATTTAATATCCCTTCATGATACTACCGTTGCCTTGGTTGAAAATGAGACAAAGCAAAAAAAAATAGAAGAAGAAATAAAAATATTGAAGGGAAAAGAGGCAACTCTCTGTAATGAGATATCGCAAGGAACAAAAAAGCGCCAATCTGTGATGGGGGAACTGAAATCTATTGTTTCCAAACTTTCTTCTCTTGAAGATGATTATGCGAGATTTCAGAGCGAGTTACAGAGTATTGCTGCCAAAGACAAAAAAATACAAACCATAATTAAAGAGATTGATAATGCACGAAATAGGATTACCAAGCTTTCTTCCAGACGTATTACTTTGTCTTCATATGTGCAGAAAGTTAATGATTTGGACTTTGTCTTAATGTCTGATGACTTCTTCCCAGATACGGTTGTCGCTTTGAAAAATAATGTAGAAAAGCGAAAGCAACAGAAAGGAGAATTGGCAGAGGTAGAAGGGCTAATCAGTGGTCAAAAGGACTATCAAAATGTAGTAAGAAAATTAATTATCGATGTCCAAAATGTAAATAGTGTCCTAAAAGATGGAGTATGCCCAGTCTGTGGCTATGATTATAAATCGCAGGAGGAATTATTGCAACGAATAGAAGCAAATAATATCCTAGATGATTCGATAAAGAATCTTTTAGGACAAAAGCAACGTATCGTTGATGAAATTCAAAGTTTGTCTCGAGAAATTCAGAATGCTCAAACTAATCTTCTTGGTGTTATCTCTAATAAAGTTGAAAAATGTAATAAGCTCATCTATCAGCTTAAAGACTCTATTGTTGAGAAAGAAAGAGCTCAAGTAGAGTTAAAATCGGAAATTGAAACCCAAAAGGAGGCTATACAGAATTTGTCTTTGGAGTTTAAGGATTTCTCTTTGGAACAACTCCGCCTTGCTTATATGGAGCATAAATCAAGCAAAGAAATAGAATTTAAAGACGTCGATGAGTCAATAAGGAATAAGGAGAAAGAGAAAAATACGGTGCTTGAGACTGTTGAAAATAAGCAGAAATCCAAAGATGTTTTGCTTGTACAATACTCTGCATTATTAACAAATCCAGAGTATTTGAATCTTTCTGAAAAGTTAAAGCAAGATTTACGTAGTCCTTCTTTTTCATCAATACAATGGAAAGATAGACTGGAGGTGGTTTCTGAAGAAATAAAGAAACTAGATATTCAAACTTCCGTCTTGAAAGATTCTATCCAGAAACTGGAGGTTGAGGGAATATCGGAGGATCAAATCGACTTGAATGTGGAATTTAAAAAAATATCGGAGTCTGAGATAGAGGATATGAAGACTAATGTTTCTAAAACATTGTCTTATCTGAATACTCAGTGTGAGGTGCATGAATTGGATCCTCTGCTAATAGAACAAAGTCTTGATATCAAGATGGTGAAAGTGGCGGTTAATGAAGCTCAGCAGCGTAATGCAAAATCAAAGTTAACTATAACTCGAAACATAAAAGAACTTGAAATCTTAAAAGACTTAATGGTGAAATCCATAAAATATATGGAGTATCAGGAAAATCTCGATGAAAAAAATAAATTAAAGAAGGTGCTCAGTACTTTAGAAAGTGAGTTGGAGTGTTGTTCAAATGAAAATGTATCATTAGAGAATTATATTAATGACTATGTTAATAATTTTTTTGATTTAGATTTGATTAATCGACTTTATAATACAATAGATCCACACCCTGATTATAAAAAAATAAAGTTTTCCTGTAATTTCGATAATATAAGGCCAAAGTTGAGTATTGTAATGAGACAAATGGATAAGGATATGAAGCCGATTGTTCCCAACTTATACTTTAGTACTGCGCAAATCAACATCTTGTCATTTTGTATCTTTTTGGCAAAAGCATTACATGCAAAGAATGACAAAGGGGAAGCTGTAGACTGTATATTTATCGATGATCCTATTCAATCTCTTGATGATATAAATATCTTGTCATTAATTGATTTGTTGAGAAATTTAGCTTTTACAAATAAAAAGCAGATTATTTTGACGACCCACGATAAGAATTTCTATGAATTGTTGAAACGCAAGATGCCTGCGAATCTTTTTAATTCAAAGTTTTTAAAACTTTATGAAAGGGGCAAAGTGACTGTAGATAAGACTTATTAA